From the genome of Gemmatimonadales bacterium, one region includes:
- the rpmB gene encoding 50S ribosomal protein L28, whose protein sequence is MARVCTTCGKGPTTGNHVSHANNRRKRRWFPNLQTVRVMRDGMPRRVRVCTQCLKGGKVVKASVAPAA, encoded by the coding sequence ATGGCACGAGTCTGTACTACCTGTGGCAAGGGGCCGACCACCGGCAACCATGTGAGCCACGCCAACAATCGCCGCAAGCGCCGGTGGTTTCCCAATCTGCAGACGGTGCGGGTGATGCGGGATGGCATGCCGCGGCGCGTGCGGGTATGCACCCAATGCCTCAAGGGCGGCAAGGTGGTCAAGGCGTCGGTAGCACCGGCGGCGTAG
- the rplQ gene encoding 50S ribosomal protein L17, which produces MRHRAKGRQLSRTASHRRALLRNMAASLFEHEGINTTIAKAKELRPYAEKLVTLARRGDLHAIRQVEQKIPNRAVLTKLFKTIGPRFASRPGGYTRILKLGHRPGDGAEMARIELLSE; this is translated from the coding sequence ATGCGTCATCGTGCCAAGGGTCGCCAGCTCTCGCGCACCGCGAGCCACCGGCGCGCGTTGCTGCGCAACATGGCGGCGTCGCTCTTCGAGCATGAAGGGATCAACACGACGATCGCCAAGGCGAAGGAGCTTCGTCCCTACGCCGAGAAGCTCGTGACGCTCGCGCGTCGCGGTGATCTGCACGCCATTCGTCAGGTGGAGCAGAAGATCCCCAATCGCGCCGTGCTCACCAAGCTCTTCAAGACGATCGGCCCGCGCTTCGCATCGCGGCCCGGTGGCTACACCCGGATTCTCAAGCTCGGGCACCGCCCGGGTGACGGCGCCGAGATGGCGCGCATCGAACTTCTTTCCGAGTAG